In Drosophila nasuta strain 15112-1781.00 chromosome 2R, ASM2355853v1, whole genome shotgun sequence, a single genomic region encodes these proteins:
- the LOC132787484 gene encoding aminopeptidase N: protein MVVKEVPLHENLSMENRHGNATPNVASNNATNPVTTTFSKRYSVSLMTVVILASFFLCTMLAVGFIVYNFATCGQFGPENGEEIVCTSIRSHNSKATHGGDDGPKYDQHVRLPRSVQPLKYNITLVPQMEGNFTFTGIVQIRVRVLEDCYNITMHAEDLNITRNDVAVYRVISKGNKDEWEPDSLRIHQQYLVAAKQFFYIQLYDKLQRGAEYVVHIRFSGIIKDYLQGFYRSSYEVLNETRWVASTQFQATDARRAFPCFDEPALKANFTLHIARPRHLTTISNMPIVYSNNHDSIPNYVWDHFAESLPMSTYLVAYAISDFTHISSGNFSVWARADAIRSAEYALSVGPRILDFLQNFFGIAFPLPKIDMIALPEFQAGAMENWGLITFRETAMLYEQGVATASNKQRVASVVGHELAHQWFGNLVTPSWWSDIWLNEGFASYMEYLTANAVAPEWKLLDEFVVNELQTVFQLDALTTSHKISQEVGNPQEIFELFDRISYAKGSTVIRMMSHFLTDTVFRGGLSKYLREMAYKSATQDDLWRFLTDEAKASGLLDSSTSVKAIMDTWTLQTGYPVVKISRHPNSDAIRLEQVRFVYGNSSKSDDELLWWIPITYTTATELNFNNTRPLTWIPHTKTYELQNRNLSTAKWFIFNIQQTGYYRVNYDLDNWRAITAHLMDEVHFAEIVPANRAQLIDDVMNLARGSYLSYDTAMNLTRYLAHETNHVPWKAAITNFNFIDSMFVKSGDYDLLKNYLLKLLVRVYNEVSKELPSDDENIPLLLKRAEILGMACHLGLQSCISESTKQFQNWVQTPNPDTYNPINPNMRGIVYCSAIQYGTEYEWDFAFERYLKTNVPAEKEILLSALGCSKEPWLLYRYLRRSVAGQHIRKQDVFRVFAAVSNTVVGQEITFDYLRNNWKHINEYMGSQISNIHTLLKFATKRMNSKFQLAELEELVHDAHWAYDRPIQQIMEQVDIRVDWMNRNYKSIVKWLQRELGVSA, encoded by the exons ATGGTGGTCAAGGAAGTGCCGCTGCACGAGAATCTCAGCATGGAGAATCGTCACGGCAACGCAACGCCAAATGTGGCAAGCAACAATGCAACGAATCCAGTGACGACAACATTCTCCAAACGCTACAGCGTCTCTTTGATGACAGTCGTCATCCTTGCCTCGTTCTTCTTGTGCACAATGTTGGCCGTTGGCTtcattgtttataattttgccACCTGCGGTCAATTTGGTCCCGAAAATGGTGAGGAAATTGTTTGCACCAGCATTCGATCGCACAACTCGAAGGCAACGCATGGCGGCGACGATGGCCCCAAATACGATCAGCATGTGCGTCTGCCACGCTCTGTGCAACCGCTGAAGTACAACATTACGCTGGTGCCACAGATGGAGGGGAACTTCACCTTCACGGGCATCGTGCAAATTCGTGTGCGTGTTCTCGAAGATTGCTACAACATCACCATGCATGCCGAGGATCTGAATATTACTCGCAACGATGTCGCTGTCTATCGTGTGATATCGAAAGGAAATAAGGATGAATGGGAACCGGATAGTTTGCGAATTCACCAGCAGTATCTGGTGGCTGCCAAGCAGTTCTTCTACATCCAGTTGTACGACAAGTTACAACGCGGAGCGGAGTATGTGGTGCACATTCGCTTCTCGGGCATCATCAAGGACTATCTGCAGGGCTTTTATCGCAGCTCCTACGAGGTGCTCAATGAGACGAG ATGGGTTGCCTCCACGCAGTTCCAGGCTACAGACGCTCGACGCGCCTTTCCCTGCTTCGATGAACCTGCGCTTAAAGCCAACTTTACGTTGCACATTGCGCGACCACGCCACCTCACAACCATCTCCAACATGCCCATCGTATACAGCAACAATCA CGATTCCATACCCAACTATGTGTGGGATCACTTTGCCGAGTCGCTGCCCATGTCCACCTATCTGGTGGCCTATGCCATCTCTGACTTTACGCACATTTCGTCGGGCAACTTCTCTGTCTGGGCGCGTGCTGATGCCATTCGTTCAGCGGAGTATGCTTTGAGTGTTGGTCCCAGGATACTCGATTTCCTGCAGAACTTCTTTGGCATTGCTTTCCCCTTGCCCAAGATTGACATGATTGCGTTGCCAGAGTTCCAAGCGGGCGCCATGGAGAACTGGGGCTTGATTACGTTCCGTGAGACGGCCATGCTGTATGAGCAGGGCGTGGCCACGGCCAGCAATAAGCAGCGTGTGGCTTCTGTGGTTGGACATGAATTGGCACATCAATGGTTTGGCAATCTCGTTACGCCTAGCTGGTGGTCAGACATTTGGTTGAACGAAGGCTTTGCTAGCTACATGGAATATCTGACTGCCAATGCTGTGGCACCCGAGTGGAAGTTGCTCGATGAATTTGTGGTCAACGAGCTGCAAACCGTGTTCCAACTGGATGCATTGACCACGTCGCACAAGATCTCGCAAGAGGTGGGCAATCCACAGGAAATTTTCGAGCTATTCGATCGCATTTCATATGCCAAGGGATCGACTGTGATACGCATGATGAGTCACTTCCTCACCGACACTGTTTTCCGTGGCGGATTAAGCAAATATCTACGAGAGAT GGCATATAAATCCGCTACGCAGGACGATTTGTGGCGCTTCCTCACCGATGAGGCCAAGGCATCTGGTTTGCTGGACAGCAGCACGAGTGTTAAAGCTATAATGGACACCTGGACTTTGCAGACTGGCTATCCGGTTGTGAAGATCTCGCGTCATCCCAATTCAGATGCCATTCGCTTGGAGCAAGTGCGTTTTGTctatggcaacagcagcaagtcGGACGATGAATTGCTTTGGTGGATACCCATTACATACACCACTGCAACCGAGCTGAACTTTAATAACACTCGTCCCCTCACTTGGATACCACACACGAAGACCTACGAGCTGCAGAATCGCAATCTATCGACAGCCAAATGGTTCATCTTCAATATACAGCAAACGGGTTATTATCGCGTTAACTATGATCTGGATAATTGGCGTGCCATCACAGCACATCTGATGGATGAAGTGCACTTTGCCGAGATTGTGCCCGCGAATCGTGCACAGTTGATCGATGATGTTATGAATCTGGCTAGAGGATCGTATCTATCCTATGATACAGCCATGAATCTGACGCGTTATTTGGCACACGAAACAAATCATGTGCCCTGGAAGGCAGCCATCACGAACTTTAACTTTATCGATTCCATGTTTGTGAAGTCGGGTGACTACGATCTGCTTAAG AACTATTTGCTGAAGCTGCTGGTTCGCGTGTACAACGAAGTTAGCAAAGAATTGCCGAGCGACGATGAAAACATTCCGCTGTTGTTGAAGCGTGCCGAGATTCTTGGCATGGCCTGTCATTTGGGTCTTCAGAGCTGCATTTCTGAGAGCACTAAGCAATTCCAAAACTGGGTACAAACACCCAATCCCGATACCTACAATCC AATCAATCCGAATATGCGCGGCATTGTCTACTGTTCGGCCATTCAATATGGCACGGAGTATGAGTGGGACTTTGCCTTTGAGCGGTACTTGAAGACCAATGTGCCCGCCGAGAAGGAGATACTACTTAGCGCCTTGGGCTGTTCCAAGGAACCTTGGCTGCTCTATCGCTATTTGCGCCGCTCTGTTGCCGGGCAACACATACGCAAACAGGATGTATTCCGGGTATTTGCCGCTGTCTCCAACACTGTGGTTGGACAAGAGATTACCTTTGACTATCTGCGCAACAACTGGAAGCACATTAATGAATA CATGGGTTCGCAGATATCCAACATTCATACGTTGCTTAAGTTTGCCACGAAGCGCATGAACTCCAAGTTCCAACTGGCCGAGCTGGAGGAATTAGTCCACGATGCACACTGGGCATACGACAGGCCAATTCAACAGATCATGGAGCAGGTTGACATACGCGTCGATTGGATGAATCGCAACTACAAATCGATTGTCAAATGGTTGCAGCGGGAATTGGGCGTCAGTGCGTAG
- the LOC132785163 gene encoding uncharacterized protein LOC132785163 codes for MNDSHFIYAELLSSIVRFNNFSTILYFGPEDAREHCQLEQWVEWTGNAIPWLIWRSEATLKLSQFINAELLVLACLPRIYRRDLLSTVTQSLQHLRQAKMLIELASEEDVGLVSRVLLFCRQNEMLNVAAIFSNFGQTQSIYSYAAYPQFELRMERFEQHFYNLYPEQSLDLKGFRLRTQPDLSEPNSILSFDDRGQPRLFGYVWNMVEEYARKHNAQLQLSYIPEQDKPLSHIQVLDLARDGYVDIAASVQPVTMRYIERYHEYAYPVHMGSWCTMLPKEPLIGVRDSYAWLMPIETICFLCVLWLIYESLRGRWQRHRRLLSIGWWLLAVLLATNVLGRLVSLFVAPPSKPPIDSFAALDKSKLRVFGLRSEYNAYDFDMRTQYSAIFQLSDKMSELIALRNSLNTSFAYTVTHTKWLLYEEQQSHSSRPLFYFSQDLCYYQFIPFALVIPENSPHRAALDHLMLQFGQSGLYAHWTAKSFHYMVQAGRLHMRNFSDPHVIRPLKIRDVHHVLFFYAICVLISLILFASS; via the coding sequence ATGAACGATAGTCACTTCATCTACGCTGAGCTCCTCTCGAGCATTGTGCGCTTCAACAACTTTAGCACCATTTTGTACTTTGGTCCCGAGGATGCACGAGAGCATTGCCAACTGGAGCAATGGGTAGAATGGACGGGCAACGCGATACCCTGGCTAATCTGGCGCTCCGAGGCAACACTCAAACTGAGTCAGTTCATCAATGCTGAGCTGTTGGTGTTGGCCTGTTTGCCCAGGATATATCGCAGGGATTTGCTAAGCACGGTGACGCAATCGTTGCAGCACTTAAGACAGGCCAAAATGCTCATCGAATTGGCAAGTGAAGAGGATGTGGGTCTGGTCAGTCGAGTGTTGTTATTCTGCCGTCAAAATGAGATGCTGAATGTGGCCGCAATCTTCTCAAACTTTGGACAAACGCAGTCAATTTATAGCTACGCTGCTTATCCGCAATTCGAGCTAAGAATGGAAAGATTTGAGCAGCATTTTTACAACTTATATCCCGAGCAGAGTTTGGATTTGAAAGGCTTTCGATTGCGCACCCAACCCGATCTATCTGAACCCAACTCCATACTCTCTTTCGATGATCGGGGACAACCTCGTCTCTTTGGCTACGTTTGGAACATGGTAGAGGAATATGCACGAAAGCATAATGCGCAGCTCCAACTCAGTTATATTCCCGAGCAGGATAAACCCTTGAGTCACATTCAAGTGCTCGATCTGGCCAGAGATGGATATGTGGACATCGCAGCCAGTGTGCAGCCGGTGACGATGCGTTACATTGAACGCTATCATGAGTACGCTTATCCCGTGCACATGGGCAGCTGGTGCACCATGTTGCCCAAGGAACCTCTCATTGGTGTAAGGGATTCCTATGCCTGGCTAATGCCCATCGAAACAATTTGCTTCCTCTGCGTGCTTTGGCTGATCTACGAATCGCTGCGCGGACGTTGGCAGCGGCATCGACGTCTGCTCTCCATCGGTTGGTGGCTCCTGGCTGTGCTATTGGCCACCAATGTGCTGGGTCGTCTGGTCTCCTTGTTTGTTGCGCCGCCCTCGAAGCCGCCCATCGATAGCTTTGCTGCGCTGGACAAGTCGAAATTACGCGTCTTTGGATTGCGTAGTGAATACAACGCCTATGACTTTGATATGCGCACTCAGTATTCGGCTATTTTCCAGCTGAGCGATAAGATGTCTGAGCTGATAGCGCTGCGCAATTCGCTAAACACTTCTTTTGCCTACACTGTCACCCACACCAAGTGGTTGCTCTATGAGGAGCAACAGTCGCATAGCTCGAGACCTTTGTTTTACTTCTCCCAGGATCTGTGCTATTATCAGTTTATTCCCTTTGCTCTGGTCATACCCGAGAACTCGCCGCATCGTGCTGCACTGGATCACCTCATGTTGCAATTTGGACAGTCGGGTCTCTATGCGCATTGGACGGCCAAAAGTTTCCACTACATGGTCCAAGCGGGTCGGCTGCATATGCGCAACTTCAGTGATCCTCACGTAATTCGACCATTAAAGATACGGGATGTGCATCATGTGCTTTTCTTCTATGCGATATGTGTGCTCATTAGCTTGATTCTGTTTGCCTCGAGCTAA
- the LOC132784691 gene encoding UDP-N-acetylglucosamine transferase subunit ALG13 homolog produces the protein MHFKVVYVTVGTTKFDGLIRAMTSDAGLYALQKRKCQKLVLQHGNSLPAEESELKLINEKYGIEVEQYKFRPNIEDIKGADLIIGHAGAGTCMDILNNQKPGIIVVNDELMDNHQLELAGQLAAEEYLFYCRVSELARSLAILDFDFLKPYRVNKANMAKFVNALNGLMRQ, from the coding sequence atgcattttaaagtTGTTTATGTGACTGTTGGCACCACCAAATTCGATGGACTCATCCGAGCGATGACATCAGATGCAGGTTTATATGCATTGCAAAAACGCAAATGCCAGAAACTTGTTTTGCAGCATGGAAACTCATTGCCTGCTGAGGAATCCGAACTGAAGCTTATCAATGAAAAATACGGCATCGAGGTAGAGCAATACAAGTTCCGCCCAAATATAGAGGATATCAAAGGAGCAGATTTGATTATCGGACATGCGGGTGCAGGCACCTGCATGGATATATTGAACAATCAGAAACCCGGAATTATTGTTGTCAACGATGAACTAATGGACAATCATCAACTTGAATTGGCTGGACAATTGGCAGCCGAGGAGTATTTGTTCTACTGTCGAGTGAGCGAGTTAGCCAGAAGTCTAGCCATACTGGACTTTGACTTCCTTAAACCTTACAGAGTAAATAAAGCTAATATGGCAAAGTTTGTGAATGCTTTGAATGGACTGATGAGACAATAG
- the LOC132787485 gene encoding UDP-xylose and UDP-N-acetylglucosamine transporter, which produces MKGRAYLAIGSVFLGCCGAVVFLESLVKLDPGAGNLITAAQFAFIALEGFIFTAKFGWAKRVVSLRDYALLVAMFFLTSVCNNYVFHLNVGMTLHMIIRGGSLISNMCLGILVLKRRYQPRQYVAVVMITIGIFICTYFSSRQVEVAAGEDLLTAAAMFWWFVGVFLLVLALFISSYMGITQELLYRKHGKCAREALFYTHLLPLPAFLCLHDNIRSHWNLALASEPYTLPGLGGVAVPLLLLYLLGNVLMQHLCISSVYYLTTECSSLTVTFILTLRKFVSLVFSIIYFRNPFTLYHWLGTVLVFAGTLLFADVFGSKRKTVKTH; this is translated from the coding sequence ATGAAGGGCCGAGCGTATTTGGCCATTGGCAGCGTTTTTCTCGGCTGCTGCGGCGCCGTTGTCTTCCTCGAATCGCTGGTCAAATTGGATCCCGGGGCTGGTAATTTAATTACGGCAGCACAATTCGCATTTATTGCCCTCGAGGGCTTCATCTTTACGGCCAAATTCGGCTGGGCCAAGCGCGTTGTCAGCCTGCGTGATTATGCTCTGCTTGTGGCCATGTTCTTCTTGACCAGCGTGTGCAACAATTACGTGTTCCACTTAAACGTGGGCATGACGCTGCACATGATCATACGTGGCGGCAGCTTGATATCGAACATGTGCCTGGGTATCCTGGTGTTGAAGAGACGCTATCAACCCAGACAATATGTGGCTGTTGTCATGATCACCATTGGCATCTTCATTTGCACCTATTTCTCTAGCCGGCAAGTTGAAGTGGCGGCTGGAGAAGATTTgctgacagcagcagccatgTTCTGGTGGTTTGTGGGCGTCTTTCTGCTAGTACTGGCTCTGTTCATCTCCTCGTACATGGGCATTACACAGGAGCTGCTGTATCGCAAGCATGGCAAGTGTGCGAGGGAGGCGCTCTTCTACACTCACCTGTTGCCGCTGCCCGCCTTCTTGTGCCTCCACGACAACATACGCAGCCATTGGAACTTGGCGCTGGCCAGTGAACCCTATACGCTGCCTGGCCTCGGTGGCGTTGCtgtgccgctgttgctgctttatCTGCTGGGCAATGTGCTGATGCAGCATCTGTGTATCAGCTCGGTTTACTATCTGACCACCGAATGCAGTTCGCTGACAGTGACCTTCATTCTAACGCTTCGCAAATTTGTGTCCTTGGTGTTCTCTATAATCTACTTTCGCAATCCATTCACGCTTTATCACTGGCTGGGCACTGTGCTCGTTTTTGCGGGCACTTTGCTTTTTGCCGACGTCTTTGGCTCGAAGCGTAAGACTGTGAAAACTCATTAA